In Bicyclus anynana chromosome 1, ilBicAnyn1.1, whole genome shotgun sequence, a single window of DNA contains:
- the LOC112048377 gene encoding uncharacterized protein LOC112048377, translating to MITILLVGLIAGVSAAPSRIARHPQQPPFDGSFETYLRQELYDAILNIPPSYYVFCEMEIERSETPQRCYNIDGVTETIEGDMHKIIIPVPGFHKYDFFMKTTEGQLFIQAFSHGDTRRFVFTRMLPQSVAVQATWSYENDVLNVFYPVEQNEGDYSKMYTYQ from the coding sequence ATGATCACGATATTGTTAGTGGGATTGATCGCCGGCGTAAGCGCAGCGCCTTCACGGATCGCCCGCCACCCTCAACAACCACCGTTCGATGGCAGCTTCGAGACGTACCTCAGACAAGAGTTATATGACGCGATCCTTAACATTCCTCCAtcctattatgtattctgtgagaTGGAGATAGAGCGCAGCGAGACGCCACAACGTTGTTACAACATAGACGGAGTAACAGAGACGATTGAGGGTGACATGCATAAGATAATCATACCTGTACCAGGATTCCATAAATATGACTTTTTTATGAAGACAACGGAAGGTCAGCTGTTTATTCAAGCGTTCAGCCACGGTGATACACGGAGATTTGTATTCACGAGGATGCTTCCGCAATCTGTAGCAGTACAGGCCACCTGGTCTTATGAAAATGACGTCCTTAATGTCTTCTACCCGGTTGAACAGAACGAAGGCGATTACAGTAAAATGTATACATACCagtag
- the LOC112048354 gene encoding uncharacterized protein LOC112048354, whose protein sequence is MNIKQTSVHFLNQNQTRTHTMYRLLLLCCVLASAQSLATESVISELIEKFAQKLCTKSSQAAKEMYGELNYYVMYSIPSDATATVLIKQNFLHTTAHRRNGGKIFEDVKILPSIAQTADAVYTLDNRQLQVIIPYKVDIGTDYVKSCKVLNNNVINVPLVINPPFYYRFKNVTEN, encoded by the coding sequence ATGAATATAAAACAAACTAGCGTCCATTTTCTTAATCAAAACCAAACACGAACGCACACCATGTACCGTCTACTCTTGCTCTGCTGCGTGCTGGCCTCAGCACAGTCGCTAGCCACCGAAAGTGTGATCAGTGAATTAATTGAAAAGTTTGCACAAAAATTGTGCACAAAATCATCGCAAGCCGCAAAAGAGATGTACGGAGAACTGAACTACTACGTCATGTACTCGATCCCATCCGACGCCACTGCGACTGTGCTAATAAAGCAAAACTTCCTACACACTACGGCGCACAGAAGGAACGGTGGCAAAATATTTGAGGACGTGAAAATACTTCCAAGTATTGCCCAAACCGCCGACGCAGTTTACACGCTAGACAACCGACAGTTGCAAGTCATAATACCGTACAAAGTGGACATCGGAACAGACTACGTTAAGAGTTGTAAAGTGTTGAATAATAACGTTATAAATGTACCACTAGTGATAAATCCTCCATTCTATTACAGGTTTAAAAATGTTACTGAAAATTAA